The segment ACCAATAAGTGAGGGGATTCCAGTCAGTTTGAGTTTTTCCTTGATTTTACTTTAAATTTTTGGTATGATGATTTGAGAATCACCAGATTGAAATCACGTTTATGATGATGACCGATGCTCAAATCTGCACCTTACCTTTACACGCTTTCTTTCGCGAGAAAATGAAACAACAAATCCGCGAGGGTACATTCTTTGAGCAACCGCAACGTTATGCAGAAGCGGCTCGATAAGCTGCGTGAGTATTTGGAGCTTTTGCGAGAAATCAGGAAGCATTATCGAAGCTGTTGAAAAATTTTTATAAGGATCATTTATATCATGCGCGAAACCATCAAAACTTCCCAGGCGCCGGCAGCGATCGGCCCTTACAGCCAGGCGATTAAAATAGCCGCCGGCAAGATGATTTTCACCGCCGGGCAAATTGCGCTCGATCCCGCCACGGGGCGGCTGATCGAAGGCGATATTGCGGCGCAAACCCGCCGCGCGCTGGAAAACCTCAAAGCCATTCTCGCCGCCGCCGGCGCGCAGCTCGAAAATGTCGTTAAAACCACCGTCTTCATGGCCGATCTCGGCGAGTTTGCCGCCATGAATGAAGTCTACGGCGAATTTTTTCCGGCCAATCCGCCGGCGCGCAGCACCGTCGAAGTCAAAGCGTTGCCGCGCGGCGCCAAAGTGGAGATCGAGGCGACAGCCGTGTTGGAATAAAATCATGCGTTGGCTTTGTCGTTGTGCCGCTGTCGTTCTCTTCCTCGTCCTCGGCGGCTTTCATCACAGTCGCGCGCAAACAGTTGCCGGTGATTCGGCCGCCGTGCGCTCGACGATGAAGAAAAGCCCGCGCGGCGCCATGCTGCGGTCTTTGGCCGTGCCGGGTTGGGGGCAATATTACAATCGCCAATACTTCAAGGCGGCGTTGGTGTTTGGCGCGGAGGCTGGTCTTGTTGCCACTGCCATTTATTGGAACAACAAGGCCAATTCCGCCAGCGACCGGAACTCGAAGCTTTTTTATCAAAACAATCGCAACACCGCCAATTGGTTTCTGCTCGGCACGATTTTGCTGAGCATGTTGGATGCTTATGTCGACGCGAGCCTGTCGGATTTTGACGAAAGCCCGGACCTCTCGCTGGCGCCGGCGCAATTCGCAAATCATGGCATCGGTGTCAGGCTCACGATCAAAATGGGGCTTTGAATTTTATGAACGATTTTTTATTTTATTCATGCCACGTCAAGCGTTTGCGGCAATCGGAATCTTTATTTTTGCCGGATTGATGGGAGTTGGATGTGCGTTCGGACAGATTTTAAAATCAGGCGCTTTTGATTCAACCTCGCTTGTTCAGAAAAAATTGAATCATGACGCCTGGCTGGGCAAAGACAAGGTCGATCACGCGATGATGAGCGCCGGTTGGGTTGCGGCGCAATTTTATTTTCTTCATCATGAGCTGGAGTGGAAAACCTCAAAGAGCCGGCAAGTCGCGGCAGGCAGTGCGCTGCTCGGCGGCATCGCCAAGGAAATTTATGACAAAGCCAGCCGCCGGGGAACACCGAGCTGGAAAGATTTGTTGGCCGATCTGCTCGGTGTCGGCGTCGCGGTGATCTTGGTTACGCATTAGTGAGAATTTTTGTGTTCGACATGAAGCAAACTGAGGAAACTTCTCAGCCGCAAAGGCAAATCATCTCATCATCTTGTTTTCAACCGGAGCCGGGGGATCTCGATAAGCCGCTCAGCAACTGCGCCATCGTCGGAGTTTATGCGCATCCCGAAGCGGCGAAACTCGTTTACTCTTCTTTATACGCCCTGCAGCATCGCGGCCAGGAAAGCTCGGGCATCGTCACCAGCGATGGTCACACTCTGTATCGTCACGTCGGCATGGGATTGGTGACGAATGTTTTTGCGGACGCCGCGATTTTTCACAAACTGCCGGGAAATTTGGCCATTGGCCACAATCGTTATTCCACCACCGGCTCGACTGTTCTCAACAATGCCCAGCCGTTCGTCGTCAGCGCCAAACACGGTCTGATGGCGGTTTCGCACAACGGCAATTTCATCAATTCCCGCAGCCTCCGCAAAAAGCTGGAAGACGAAGGCTCGATCTTTCAAACCACCAGCGACACCGAAGTCATTTTGCATTTGATGGCGAAATCGCCGGCACCGGACATCATTGGCCGCATCAAAGACACGTTTCGCCAGCTCAAAGGCGCGTACTCGCTGGTGATGATGACGCGCAGCAAATTGATTGCGGTGCGCGATCCGCGCGGCTGGCGGCCTTTGAATATCGGCAAAAAAGATCAAACCTGGCTGATTGCTTCGGAGACCTGCGCCTTTGATTTGCTGGAAGCGGAATACGTCCGCGAAGTCGAGCCGGGTGAAGTGATTGTCATCGACCGCAACGGCCTGCGCGCGGATTTTCTCGAGGAGAAAGCCGAGCGCGCCGCCTGCATCTTCGAGTTTGTTTATTTCTCGCGGCCGGACAGCAAAATTTTCGACGAGAATGTCGACCGCGCCCGCCGCCGGCTTGGCAAGAATCTGGCGAACGAGCATCCGGCGCAAGCCGACATCGTCATTTCCGTGCCGGACTCGTCGAACACCGCCGGATTGGGCTACGCGCGAAATTCCGGCATCAAGTTTGAAATCGGTTTGATTCGCAATCATTATATCGGCCGCACCTTCATTCATCCCGATCAGGCCGGCCGCGATGCCAATGTGCGCATCAAATTCAATCCGGTCAAAGGCGTGCTCGAGGGCCGGCGCATCGTGTTGGTGGAAGATTCCATCGTGCGCGGCACGACGTTAAAACATCTCGTCCGCATGTTGCGCAAAGCCGGCGCCAAGGAAGTTCACGTCCGCGTCAGCTCGCCGCCAATCATCTCCCCGTGCTATTACGGCATGGATTTTCCGACCAAAGACGAATTGATTGCCAACAACAAAAGTGTCGAAGAAATTAAAGATTACCTCGAAGTCGACAGCCTCGAATATCTTTCCATTGACGGTTTGCTCAAATCCGTGCCGCATGAGAAAGGCGGCTATTGCACAGCTTGTTTCACCGGCCGCTATCCGCTGCCGCCGGAGGAAGTGATGCGCAAGTTTGAGCATGATGCAAACAACGGGCAGATTGATGAGGCGGCAGTTTCAGCAAATGCGACGCAGAAGACGCCAGTCGTTTCGTAGATTTTATTTTCAGCTCAATGTCATTCCGCAGAAATCTTTTTTAAATCCAGCAGAGCGCTGAATGCTCCAAGATTTCTCCGGCATGATGTGCCAACTAAAATCTAATTGTTGACTTTCCCCGCGCAGCTATCCCGCAGGAAGTGGGATGACGGACAGGTTATGAACAGGATCGTCAAGCTTTGTGATTATATTTTTGTTTTAAGGCCGACACTTTTTTTTCCGGTGTGGACGGTTTACGCTGCCGGTTATCTGGCCTTTCACAAATTTTCCGCCGCCGGAATAAAAGCCGCCGCGCCGGCGCTCGACCCCACCGCGTTGAGCTTGCTCGGCATTCTCACGCTGCTGATGGGGAGCGGCTACATCTTGAATCAGCTTTGCGACATCGAGACCGACCGGCGCAACCACAAGCTCTTTCTCATCGCTGATCGCCACCTCTCGCTGCTGGCGGCGTGGACGGAAATGATTTTATTGGGCGGGTTCACGCTGGTTGCCGGTTTTTTTTATGGAACCGCCATCGGCATTTTGCTCGCGATCATTTTTTTGCTTACCGGCATTTTTTACAACGTTGCGCCCTTTGCGTGGAAAGGCCGGCCGCTGCTCGGTTTAATCTCCAATGCGCTCGGCGCGCTGTTGATTTTCACCGCCGGCTGGTGGTCGCAGCACATCGAATGGCAGTTGCCCGTTTGGCACGCGCTGCCGTACATCTTCGCCGTCGCCGCGGTTTATCTTTATACAACCTTGCTGGATCTCGACGGCGACGCCGGTGCCAAAAAGATGACGTTCGGCGTGCGTTACGGCTTTTCGGCCACGACGATTGCTGGCTGTTTGCTGGAATTGGGCGCGCTGGTTTCCGCCGGGTGGCTCGAGGATTTTGTGATTTTCTTTCCGGCATTGAGCGCCGCCCCGTTTTTTATTTTGGCCGCCGTGACGCAACGCCTCAGTGAAGTTTCCCGCGCCATCAAATTGCCCATCGTTTTTCTGGCGCTGGCGATTTGCCTGCACGTGTGGCAATATCTTTTTTTGCTCGCGTTCGTTTTTTATTTTTCCAAATGGTACTACCGCCGGCGGTTTGGGTTGAATTATCCCAACCTCGCGGCAAAATAAATACAAGAACCGAAATTACTG is part of the candidate division KSB1 bacterium genome and harbors:
- a CDS encoding RidA family protein, with the translated sequence MRETIKTSQAPAAIGPYSQAIKIAAGKMIFTAGQIALDPATGRLIEGDIAAQTRRALENLKAILAAAGAQLENVVKTTVFMADLGEFAAMNEVYGEFFPANPPARSTVEVKALPRGAKVEIEATAVLE
- a CDS encoding DUF5683 domain-containing protein, which gives rise to MRWLCRCAAVVLFLVLGGFHHSRAQTVAGDSAAVRSTMKKSPRGAMLRSLAVPGWGQYYNRQYFKAALVFGAEAGLVATAIYWNNKANSASDRNSKLFYQNNRNTANWFLLGTILLSMLDAYVDASLSDFDESPDLSLAPAQFANHGIGVRLTIKMGL
- the purF gene encoding amidophosphoribosyltransferase, which translates into the protein MKQTEETSQPQRQIISSSCFQPEPGDLDKPLSNCAIVGVYAHPEAAKLVYSSLYALQHRGQESSGIVTSDGHTLYRHVGMGLVTNVFADAAIFHKLPGNLAIGHNRYSTTGSTVLNNAQPFVVSAKHGLMAVSHNGNFINSRSLRKKLEDEGSIFQTTSDTEVILHLMAKSPAPDIIGRIKDTFRQLKGAYSLVMMTRSKLIAVRDPRGWRPLNIGKKDQTWLIASETCAFDLLEAEYVREVEPGEVIVIDRNGLRADFLEEKAERAACIFEFVYFSRPDSKIFDENVDRARRRLGKNLANEHPAQADIVISVPDSSNTAGLGYARNSGIKFEIGLIRNHYIGRTFIHPDQAGRDANVRIKFNPVKGVLEGRRIVLVEDSIVRGTTLKHLVRMLRKAGAKEVHVRVSSPPIISPCYYGMDFPTKDELIANNKSVEEIKDYLEVDSLEYLSIDGLLKSVPHEKGGYCTACFTGRYPLPPEEVMRKFEHDANNGQIDEAAVSANATQKTPVVS
- a CDS encoding UbiA family prenyltransferase, which gives rise to MNRIVKLCDYIFVLRPTLFFPVWTVYAAGYLAFHKFSAAGIKAAAPALDPTALSLLGILTLLMGSGYILNQLCDIETDRRNHKLFLIADRHLSLLAAWTEMILLGGFTLVAGFFYGTAIGILLAIIFLLTGIFYNVAPFAWKGRPLLGLISNALGALLIFTAGWWSQHIEWQLPVWHALPYIFAVAAVYLYTTLLDLDGDAGAKKMTFGVRYGFSATTIAGCLLELGALVSAGWLEDFVIFFPALSAAPFFILAAVTQRLSEVSRAIKLPIVFLALAICLHVWQYLFLLAFVFYFSKWYYRRRFGLNYPNLAAK